Proteins from a single region of Juglans microcarpa x Juglans regia isolate MS1-56 chromosome 5S, Jm3101_v1.0, whole genome shotgun sequence:
- the LOC121266791 gene encoding LOW QUALITY PROTEIN: caffeoylshikimate esterase (The sequence of the model RefSeq protein was modified relative to this genomic sequence to represent the inferred CDS: substituted 1 base at 1 genomic stop codon), whose amino-acid sequence MKEQENPHTHYWGETPEEEYLNLQGIQASKSFYTSPRGLKLFTRSWLPLSTSSSPPRGLICMVHGYGNDISWTFQATPIFLAQNGFACFALDLEGHGQSQGLRAFVPNVDLVVKDCLSFFNFVKQETRFRGLPSFLFGESMGGAICLLIHFADPKGFDGAVLVAPMCKISETVSPKWPIPQVLSFVARFLPTLPIVPTGDLLANSVKVDEKKIIAVMNPMRYKGKPRLGTVVELLRVTDYLSRRLNEVSLPFIVVHGSADYVTDPNVSRALYEEAKSEDKTIKIYEGMMHSLLFGETDENIEVVRNDILIWLNDRCKGRAEXKL is encoded by the coding sequence ATGAAGGAACAAGAAAACCCCCATACCCATTACTGGGGCGAGACCCCTGAAGAAGAATACCTCAATCTCCAAGGAATCCAAGCTTCCAAATCGTTCTACACCTCTCCCAGAGGCCTTAAGCTTTTCACCAGGTCATGGCTTCCGctctccacctcctcctcccCTCCTCGTGGCCTAATCTGCATGGTCCATGGCTACGGCAACGACATCAGCTGGACCTTCCAGGCTACCCCTATCTTCCTTGCCCAAAACGGTTTCGCCTGCTTCGCTCTTGACCTCGAAGGCCATGGCCAATCTCAAGGTCTCAGGGCTTTTGTACCCAATGTTGATCTTGTTGTTAAAGACTGTCTCTCGTTCTTCAATTTTGTCAAACAGGAGACTCGGTTTCGCGGGCTGCCTTCTTTTCTCTTCGGCGAATCGATGGGCGGTGCAATTTGCCTGCTGATCCATTTCGCTGATCCGAAGGGGTTTGATGGTGCTGTTTTGGTTGCACCCATGTGTAAGATCTCTGAGACCGTCAGCCCAAAGTGGCCGATTCCCCAGGTTCTCTCATTTGTTGCCAGATTCTTACCCACATTGCCAATTGTTCCGACGGGGGATCTTTTGGCCAACTCTGTAAAGGTTGATGAGAAGAAGATCATAGCAGTGATGAATCCAATGAGGTACAAGGGGAAACCGAGATTGGGGACGGTGGTGGAGCTATTGAGGGTCACCGATTATTTGAGTAGAAGGCTGAACGAAGTGAGTCTTCCATTTATTGTAGTGCATGGGAGTGCGGATTATGTCACAGATCCGAATGTGAGCAGAGCTTTGTACGAAGAAGCGAAGAGTGAAGACAAGACCATAAAGATTTATGAAGGGATGATGCATTCTTTGTTGTTTGGCGAAACAGACGAGAATATCGAAGTTGTTCGCAATGATATTCTGATATGGTTGAACGATAGGTGCAAAGGAAGAGCtgaataaaaattgtaa